Within Nitrospirota bacterium, the genomic segment CTGAATATCCGGCTGCCTGCTGCCGTCGCCGGATGCAGCACCAAAATCACCAATCTCAATACTGTCCTTGTAGTGCTCTGCAATAGCCTTTTCTATGTCTCCTGAACGGGTAAGTACAGGCTGTACGGCAAGACCTGTGGTCTTTTCGATCTCATCAAAAACAAATATCGCCTGGGGGTCAGACGTAGCCACGATAAGGGTGTCTTTGATCCTGAACATAGGCATAATCTTATAGAGCCTTGCCTTGTCACCTGGTATTACATTTACAATCCTTGGATCCACCAGCCCCTTTCTAAGCCATATATGCGGTATGGACATCTGCCTGCTCAAAACCTGCAGCAGGTCTTCTTCTTTAACATAGCCGAGATCAATTACTGCCTGGCCAAGACGCTTCCCGGTCTTTTTCTGCACATCAAGGGCATTCTTACACTGCTCTTCTGACAGAAGTCCGTTCTCGACAAGCAGTTCTCCAAGTTTTTTTGACCTGGTTCGGTGTGAGGTGATCATAGGAAACTCCGGCCTGCCTTGTCTGCACTTGTGTAGATTTCGAAGATTGAATCGAGTCTGGTCGCAGTGAGTATATCAGTGCACACGGGATTGGGATCCGCCAGTTTTATGCTGCCGCCTTTCTTTCTGACCTCGGCAAGTATGTCAAGAAGGGTTTCTATCCCTTCGCTGTCTATATAGGGAACTGAACGGAAGTTTATAACAAGCTTGTATTCACTTTCCTTAAAACATTCTTCCACGGCCTGCCTCAATTGACTGACCCCTTCATCTGCAACAGGGGTATCAGGCTCAATATAGCTTATGACGCCTATCTTGGTTTTCTTTATTTTCACCTGAAAATGCTCCTGTGTACCCGTCATTCCCGCAGAACCTGTCCCCGCATGATTTAAGCGGGGAGTGGGAATCCAGAACCAGGCCCCGGTCTGGATTCCCGCTTACGCGGGAATGACGTTTTCATGAACCCTGGTGAGCCCTGAGCTGTGAGCTTGTCGAACAGTCGAAGGGCTCATGACGGTTCATCTGAAAACTCAGGCGATTCCTAACCGAGGAGATAGCCTTGTCCCACGGGCAGTACTATTGTGAAGTGACTTCCCTCTCCCTTTTTACTGCTTACCCTTATCTCGCCCTCATGAAGTTCCACTATCTGTCTGGCAATAGAAAGCCCAAGTCCATCCCCCCTGTGTTTCCTGACCATCTCATCAGATGAACGGTAAAATTTTTCAAATATGTGAGTTATGTCATCTTCAGAGATGCCAATGCCGGTATCAATAATATGTATCAGGACATTCTCTGAATCTTCTTCTGCACGCAGCCTTACTGCACCGTTTTCAGGCGTATATTTGATTGCATTGCTTAAGACACTTTCTATAGCAAGCCCAATAAGTTCCTTATCAATGCTTACGGGAGTCAGATCTTCCGGTATCTGAGTCCCTGTAATAATCTTTTTATTACTTTCAGCCACTGCCTTGTTAAAGACATTTTCAATAAAGTCCCTGGTCCTTGTCATAGTCCTTGAAATAACCAGCTCTCCCATCTCTATCTTTGAAAGCCGCAGGACATTGTTAACAAGGACTGACAGTCTTGCCGCCTCTCCTTCAAGATTGCGGAGGAATTCATCTGTAAGCTCTCTGAAATTATTATTGTCATCGTGCAGCCTGGCTGAATAGGATCTTATCAGATTCA encodes:
- a CDS encoding STAS domain-containing protein — its product is MKIKKTKIGVISYIEPDTPVADEGVSQLRQAVEECFKESEYKLVINFRSVPYIDSEGIETLLDILAEVRKKGGSIKLADPNPVCTDILTATRLDSIFEIYTSADKAGRSFL